One genomic region from Candidatus Nomurabacteria bacterium encodes:
- the map gene encoding type I methionyl aminopeptidase — protein MHNKIKTPKEISNIRRSGSILEHVIQFVVQYTKPGMSTKDLADLSLSKLNEHQHAKPVFLNYHGFPHVMCVSVNDQVIHGIPKPNKILHDGDVVSVDFGVNYKGMITDAARTFVVGNTNSSKRLLLEKTEQALLSGISVVKNTVRVGTISSAIQNVLDDAKLGIVREYVGHGVGHKLHENPNIPNYGVKNTGPELLSGMTIAIEPMAMLGNEKVYVENDGWTVSTSDGSLSAHFEDTVLVTDDGFEILTRSTE, from the coding sequence ATGCATAATAAAATTAAAACACCTAAAGAGATTTCAAATATTAGACGTAGTGGTAGTATTCTTGAGCATGTGATACAATTTGTTGTTCAGTACACAAAACCCGGTATGTCGACAAAAGATCTTGCTGATTTATCATTATCAAAACTAAACGAACATCAGCATGCAAAACCTGTGTTTTTAAACTACCATGGCTTTCCGCACGTTATGTGTGTTTCAGTAAACGACCAAGTAATTCATGGTATACCGAAACCCAACAAGATACTTCATGATGGCGATGTTGTTAGTGTTGATTTTGGGGTGAATTACAAGGGCATGATTACTGATGCAGCTAGAACTTTCGTTGTAGGAAATACAAATTCATCAAAGCGACTTCTATTAGAAAAAACTGAACAAGCATTATTATCAGGAATATCAGTTGTTAAAAATACTGTTCGAGTTGGTACAATATCTTCAGCAATACAAAATGTTCTCGACGATGCAAAGCTAGGAATAGTAAGAGAATATGTGGGGCACGGCGTTGGTCATAAATTGCACGAAAACCCAAATATCCCAAATTATGGGGTAAAGAATACTGGCCCAGAACTACTTTCAGGAATGACTATAGCTATTGAGCCAATGGCAATGCTTGGAAATGAAAAAGTCTATGTTGAAAATGATGGATGGACTGTATCAACAAGTGATGGCTCATTGTCTGCGCATTTTGAAGATACAGTTCTTGTGACTGACGATGGATTTGAAATACTAACCAGATCTACTGAATAA
- a CDS encoding nucleoside monophosphate kinase has translation MIIFTGVAGSGKSVQGKMLADYLGLPWLSTGEFLRMLISGERRKDMLAGKLIEDKEIISLVQKIFNVVDTKNEFILDGFPRTVAQADWLLNQAKHGQLKLTAVVNLKADKKAVRKRLLARGRQDDTESAIEERFKEYNNSILPILEHFKDAGVPIHDITADQEVDIVQRSIRKQLKV, from the coding sequence TTGATAATATTTACCGGAGTTGCGGGTTCTGGCAAAAGTGTTCAGGGTAAAATGCTAGCAGATTATTTAGGTTTGCCTTGGCTTTCAACCGGGGAGTTCCTGAGAATGCTTATTTCTGGGGAACGCCGAAAAGACATGCTTGCCGGAAAGCTGATTGAAGATAAAGAGATAATCTCGTTGGTTCAAAAAATATTTAATGTTGTAGACACAAAGAATGAGTTTATACTAGATGGCTTTCCGCGTACTGTGGCACAGGCAGATTGGTTGTTGAATCAAGCAAAACATGGTCAACTGAAATTGACGGCAGTCGTAAATCTGAAAGCGGATAAAAAAGCTGTTCGAAAACGCTTGCTGGCGCGAGGTCGACAAGATGACACCGAATCTGCAATTGAAGAGCGATTCAAAGAGTATAACAACTCAATATTACCTATCTTAGAGCATTTTAAAGATGCAGGTGTTCCGATACATGATATAACCGCAGATCAAGAGGTGGATATTGTTCAACGGTCTATTCGCAAGCAACTAAAGGTTTAG
- the def gene encoding peptide deformylase has translation MSSKLITLPNKHLRQRSKKVGIIDDSIKQIIEDMKKATLDWEDSREHEVGVALAGVQIDQLLRIVIIRENIDQKQNKNFIVFINPEITKYEGEILEDYEGCLSIKDIYGKVPRYSKVKVKALDQNGKQFRVTAEGFLARIFQHEIDHTKGIVFIDHIKDDPDAFYRLENNGNLKQLNYTNEIQSNSILW, from the coding sequence ATGAGCAGTAAGTTAATTACATTACCGAATAAACATCTCAGGCAGAGGTCAAAAAAAGTAGGCATTATTGATGATTCAATAAAACAGATTATTGAAGACATGAAGAAAGCTACCCTAGATTGGGAAGATTCACGCGAGCACGAGGTTGGTGTTGCACTTGCGGGAGTTCAGATAGACCAATTATTACGAATTGTGATCATACGAGAGAATATTGATCAAAAACAAAACAAGAATTTTATTGTATTCATTAACCCTGAAATAACTAAATATGAAGGTGAAATACTTGAAGACTATGAAGGTTGCCTGAGTATTAAAGATATTTACGGTAAAGTACCAAGATATAGCAAAGTAAAAGTTAAAGCACTCGACCAAAATGGAAAGCAATTTAGAGTTACGGCTGAAGGTTTCTTGGCACGAATTTTTCAGCATGAGATTGATCACACCAAAGGTATAGTCTTTATCGATCATATTAAGGACGATCCAGATGCATTCTATCGACTTGAAAATAATGGCAACTTAAAACAACTTAACTACACAAATGAAATCCAGTCCAATAGTATTCTTTGGTAG
- the priA gene encoding primosomal protein N', whose amino-acid sequence MYCYEIWVRSNKYHSSLPLTYTSPVKLSAGTIVKIDLRNQSCVGIIRRAAPAPKGVAMKPISDTLLDGSHHLPIESLKLLSWLLFYYPSGSGQITQLFLPPSWPRTEDIYSTNPKENNHKLATPPILTSEQTNILQSIQTNPGSFILHGDTGTGKTRVYLELISKTISSGRSCMILVPEIGLAPHLYSNLAPYLDTNIQILHSGLLQTERRKTWTQTLTNPNPQIIIGTRSALFAPMINIGLIVVDECHDDGYKQENTPRYHGLRVASRLAQLHDSTLIFGSATPSISDLYIAQEKKIPILRMTKLAKKNNKNSRLLLINRRDNKEFTQSNFLSNTLINELHKQLKTGRQSLLFLNRRGSAKIVACTECGWRNLCSSCELPLTFHEDKFILRCHTCGRSEKTPTSCPDCNNTNIIYSGPGTKKVENEIQKLFPGAVIARFDKDNLTQDRLDKKLAHIQNNQIDIIIGTQILIKGFDIPNLGLVGILDADSSLSFPDFTTDEKTYQILTQTIGRVGRGHTDSVAVIQTLQPESKLLAQVMTKNWEQFYNQQIKVRQEHKFPPFTFLLKLEYSKKKYENVIKSTEKLKTLLLDKYPGITLLGPSPAFKEKRGGTYTWQLIVKSSRRSILLQIVKRLPSGWKYDIDPTHLL is encoded by the coding sequence ATGTACTGTTATGAAATATGGGTTCGAAGCAATAAATACCACAGTAGTCTCCCGTTAACATATACCTCTCCTGTAAAATTATCTGCAGGCACAATAGTTAAGATTGATCTACGCAATCAAAGTTGCGTGGGCATAATTCGACGTGCGGCACCTGCCCCAAAAGGCGTCGCAATGAAACCCATATCAGACACACTTCTTGATGGCAGTCATCACTTGCCAATAGAAAGCCTTAAGTTGCTGAGTTGGCTTCTATTCTATTACCCTTCTGGAAGTGGCCAAATAACTCAACTATTCCTACCGCCCTCGTGGCCCAGAACAGAAGATATTTACTCTACAAACCCTAAAGAAAATAACCACAAACTAGCCACCCCACCCATCCTAACATCTGAGCAAACAAATATTCTGCAATCAATCCAAACAAATCCTGGTAGTTTTATTCTCCACGGTGACACTGGAACTGGCAAGACCAGGGTTTACTTAGAGCTAATAAGTAAAACTATCTCTTCGGGTAGATCCTGTATGATTTTAGTACCAGAAATTGGTCTTGCTCCGCATTTATACTCAAATTTGGCTCCATACTTAGATACAAATATTCAGATATTACATTCTGGGTTATTGCAAACCGAGAGACGCAAAACCTGGACCCAAACATTAACAAACCCGAATCCTCAGATTATTATCGGAACACGTTCTGCTTTATTTGCTCCTATGATAAATATTGGATTGATAGTTGTTGACGAATGTCATGATGACGGATATAAGCAAGAAAATACTCCAAGGTATCACGGACTAAGAGTCGCTTCGAGACTAGCTCAGCTTCATGACTCCACTTTAATATTCGGTTCGGCAACTCCTTCAATAAGTGATCTGTATATTGCCCAAGAAAAGAAGATACCGATACTTAGGATGACAAAATTAGCCAAAAAAAATAATAAAAACAGTAGACTTTTATTAATTAACAGGCGAGATAATAAAGAGTTTACCCAATCGAATTTTTTAAGCAATACATTAATTAATGAACTACACAAACAACTTAAAACGGGTCGCCAATCACTACTATTTCTGAATAGAAGAGGTAGCGCCAAAATAGTTGCTTGTACGGAATGTGGATGGAGAAACCTTTGCTCTTCTTGTGAGTTGCCGTTAACTTTTCATGAAGATAAGTTTATTTTGCGCTGTCATACTTGTGGAAGATCCGAAAAAACACCAACCAGCTGTCCTGATTGCAACAACACAAATATTATCTACTCAGGCCCCGGCACTAAGAAGGTTGAAAATGAAATACAAAAACTCTTTCCTGGTGCAGTAATTGCTCGCTTCGACAAAGACAACCTTACTCAAGATAGACTAGATAAAAAGCTGGCACATATACAAAACAATCAAATTGACATCATAATTGGTACCCAGATTCTCATAAAGGGGTTCGACATACCAAATCTGGGATTAGTCGGAATATTAGATGCAGATAGCTCGCTCTCTTTCCCGGATTTTACAACGGACGAAAAAACCTACCAAATTCTTACACAAACTATTGGTAGAGTTGGTCGTGGTCATACTGATAGCGTAGCGGTAATCCAAACACTTCAACCCGAAAGTAAACTCTTAGCTCAAGTAATGACAAAAAACTGGGAACAATTCTACAATCAACAAATTAAAGTTCGGCAAGAGCACAAGTTTCCACCATTTACTTTTCTATTAAAACTTGAATATAGCAAAAAGAAGTATGAAAACGTCATTAAATCAACCGAAAAACTCAAGACATTACTACTTGATAAATACCCTGGAATAACACTGCTAGGCCCTTCACCAGCTTTTAAAGAAAAAAGAGGTGGCACATATACCTGGCAATTGATCGTCAAATCATCCCGTCGCTCTATACTTCTACAGATTGTAAAAAGACTACCGAGTGGATGGAAGTATGATATCGATCCAACACATTTGTTATAA
- the rpsU gene encoding 30S ribosomal protein S21, with translation MIQVTRKDPKESTENLLRRFTRKVQQSGVLAVAKQNQYFEKPMSKRDRRQRAIIRNERKNIKGSSKRTRLG, from the coding sequence ATGATTCAAGTAACACGTAAAGATCCAAAAGAGTCGACCGAAAATTTACTGCGCCGGTTTACTCGTAAAGTACAGCAATCAGGTGTTTTAGCTGTTGCTAAACAAAACCAATATTTTGAAAAACCAATGAGCAAACGAGATAGACGTCAGAGGGCTATTATTCGTAATGAACGTAAAAATATTAAGGGTAGCAGTAAGCGAACTAGATTAGGTTAG
- a CDS encoding GatB/YqeY domain-containing protein, with product MSLKQVIDQDLKEALLAGDRLKADTLRMIKSVILNQEIAQNKRDSGLDDQEVIACLQKEAKKRQEASDLYIKAGSVERSKKELDEKKVIEAYLPEMMSDSELIELTRNIISKHGSASIQDMGVIIKSVKESSDGRADGARIASIVKDQLSSK from the coding sequence ATGAGCCTGAAACAGGTAATTGATCAAGACTTAAAAGAGGCTCTTTTAGCCGGTGATCGGCTGAAGGCCGACACACTTCGAATGATAAAGAGCGTTATTCTAAATCAAGAGATTGCACAAAATAAACGTGATTCTGGGCTAGACGATCAAGAAGTAATTGCCTGTTTACAAAAAGAAGCAAAAAAGCGTCAAGAAGCCTCCGATCTATATATTAAGGCAGGCTCTGTCGAGCGGTCAAAAAAAGAGTTGGACGAAAAGAAGGTTATTGAAGCATATCTTCCTGAAATGATGAGCGATTCTGAGCTTATCGAATTAACTAGAAACATAATATCTAAACATGGCAGTGCTTCAATACAAGATATGGGCGTTATTATAAAAAGTGTTAAAGAATCTAGCGATGGACGAGCGGATGGCGCAAGGATTGCTAGTATCGTTAAAGATCAGTTGAGTAGCAAATAA
- a CDS encoding translation initiation factor IF-2, producing the protein MPRAKIEIEGMVTVGDLADKLMIPVTKLIGELMKNGIMVTVNERIDFDTAQIITEELKLTDIELVRKQDESTTVPKKRQHEISDNASLRAPVVAVMGHVDHGKTSLLDAIRGAGVAKQEAGGITQHISAYQISHGDRKITFLDTPGHEAFTALREHGAQLTDLAIIVVAADDGIKPQTLEAIRFANKANVKMIFAINKADKPEANIDRVKQQLAEQNIIPEDWGGDAIILPVSAKTQQGVKELLDMTLLVADVEELKADVDTPAKGLIIESHMEKGRGAVAIALVETGTLKNGSVVVVGQTYGKIRNLETTLGSPITEAGPSTPVILTGFRELPEFGQEFMAVANDKEAKKIVEARIRQSTNTSKSNITTSSQLLHIINRNTELSEFNVIVKADVQGSLTSVIDSLKTLNNEEVGVRIVGSGVGNIFENDLQLAMTSNAVIYGFNIELSKGLRQVAIRDKVDVRIYKVIYELLDDVKHELTLRLAPEVKETDMGRLVVKGIFKTTKSDLIVGGEVTKGKLVAPALARIIRDGEKFADATVIGLKRGPTDTKEVQEGEMCGVHLQISSKIDIKEGDRIEVYTREEVARSL; encoded by the coding sequence ATGCCACGTGCGAAGATTGAAATAGAAGGCATGGTTACAGTTGGCGATCTTGCCGATAAGCTTATGATTCCAGTCACGAAATTGATTGGCGAACTCATGAAGAACGGTATTATGGTGACCGTTAATGAGCGTATTGACTTTGATACGGCTCAAATAATTACTGAAGAATTAAAGCTAACAGATATTGAGTTGGTCAGAAAACAAGACGAGTCAACTACTGTACCTAAAAAGAGACAGCATGAAATAAGTGATAACGCATCTCTGAGAGCTCCTGTGGTTGCGGTTATGGGTCATGTTGATCATGGAAAGACATCGTTATTGGATGCAATACGTGGTGCGGGTGTTGCCAAGCAAGAAGCAGGAGGAATAACACAGCACATATCTGCATATCAAATATCTCATGGCGATCGTAAAATAACCTTTTTGGATACACCTGGGCACGAAGCGTTTACGGCTCTTAGGGAGCATGGCGCACAACTTACAGATTTGGCTATTATTGTGGTGGCCGCTGATGATGGAATAAAACCACAAACCTTGGAAGCTATTAGATTTGCCAATAAAGCTAACGTTAAAATGATCTTTGCCATTAATAAAGCCGACAAGCCTGAAGCAAATATAGATCGAGTAAAGCAACAGTTAGCAGAACAAAATATCATACCAGAAGATTGGGGTGGTGATGCTATTATTCTTCCAGTTTCGGCTAAAACTCAGCAAGGAGTTAAGGAATTATTAGACATGACATTATTAGTTGCTGATGTCGAAGAGCTTAAGGCCGATGTAGATACACCCGCCAAGGGTTTAATTATTGAATCTCACATGGAGAAAGGTAGGGGTGCGGTGGCTATTGCCTTGGTAGAAACAGGCACACTCAAGAACGGTTCAGTGGTTGTTGTGGGTCAAACATATGGAAAAATTCGAAATCTTGAAACTACACTCGGCTCACCTATCACCGAAGCTGGTCCATCAACACCCGTAATATTAACCGGATTTAGAGAATTACCAGAGTTTGGACAAGAGTTTATGGCTGTGGCAAATGACAAAGAGGCGAAGAAAATCGTCGAGGCTAGAATTAGGCAATCAACAAATACTTCCAAATCGAATATCACAACAAGTAGTCAGTTATTGCACATAATTAATCGGAATACAGAACTATCAGAATTTAATGTCATTGTTAAAGCCGACGTACAAGGATCGTTAACTTCGGTCATTGACAGTCTCAAGACATTAAACAATGAAGAAGTTGGAGTACGGATTGTTGGCAGTGGTGTTGGCAATATTTTTGAGAACGATTTACAGCTAGCAATGACCAGTAATGCTGTTATTTACGGTTTTAATATCGAGCTTTCTAAGGGTTTACGACAGGTCGCTATTAGAGATAAAGTCGATGTTCGTATTTATAAGGTGATTTATGAACTGCTTGATGACGTAAAGCATGAGCTAACGTTGCGTCTTGCTCCGGAAGTGAAAGAAACCGACATGGGTAGATTAGTTGTTAAGGGTATATTTAAGACTACAAAAAGTGATCTCATTGTGGGGGGTGAAGTTACAAAAGGTAAGTTGGTTGCTCCAGCTTTAGCTAGGATTATCAGAGATGGGGAGAAGTTTGCAGATGCGACAGTTATTGGGCTAAAACGTGGACCCACTGATACGAAAGAGGTTCAAGAAGGCGAAATGTGTGGCGTCCATCTTCAGATATCATCAAAAATTGACATCAAGGAAGGCGACCGGATTGAAGTTTATACAAGAGAAGAGGTGGCTCGTTCGCTCTAG
- a CDS encoding ArsR family transcriptional regulator, which yields MLDTFITSRVRRKIVVVYAKYPDFKTHVRGLAKLIKEDAGNIQRELKKLEKIGFLISEKQGNTKVYYTNKHFIIFKELQSIVLKSQRASQARKKSNS from the coding sequence ATGCTAGATACGTTTATAACATCACGAGTTAGAAGGAAGATTGTAGTCGTGTACGCCAAGTACCCCGACTTTAAAACTCATGTCCGTGGGCTTGCAAAGCTAATCAAAGAGGACGCTGGCAATATTCAGAGAGAGCTGAAAAAACTAGAGAAAATTGGCTTTCTAATATCCGAGAAACAGGGTAACACAAAAGTTTACTATACAAATAAGCATTTTATTATTTTTAAAGAGCTTCAGAGTATAGTTTTGAAGTCTCAAAGAGCCAGTCAGGCAAGAAAGAAAAGTAATTCTTGA
- the fmt gene encoding methionyl-tRNA formyltransferase, whose product MKSSPIVFFGSGPVAGKSLEFLANHFNIHTVITKPRPPHHKGDVPVIRIAESKKIPIITVNNRQDLDLLIKQKLIPNELGILIDFGIIISQEVISYFHKGIVNSHFSLLPEWRGADPISFAILNGDKKTGVSLMLIDEGMDTGKLLTQRTFHIPPNMTTPELTESLIELSNELLLQAIPKYLMNLITPKRQPHPDRATYSRKLSKNDSIIDWNKSANALHNEIRAYSGWPGSKTTIFNKDVILIKTNIIQKVSDQPGTIKVDKKQGQLMVHTGHNILDILYLKPVGKRTMTAKEFIAGYYTKKMTS is encoded by the coding sequence ATGAAATCCAGTCCAATAGTATTCTTTGGTAGTGGGCCTGTTGCGGGCAAGTCTTTGGAGTTCCTTGCTAATCATTTCAATATACACACTGTTATAACTAAACCCAGGCCCCCCCATCATAAAGGGGACGTTCCAGTTATTAGAATAGCTGAGTCCAAAAAAATACCAATAATTACCGTTAATAATCGGCAGGATTTAGATCTGCTAATCAAACAAAAATTAATCCCGAATGAGTTAGGAATACTGATAGATTTTGGTATTATTATTTCCCAAGAAGTAATCAGTTATTTTCATAAAGGAATTGTTAACAGCCACTTCTCTCTTTTGCCTGAATGGCGAGGTGCTGACCCAATTTCTTTTGCTATATTAAATGGCGACAAGAAAACAGGTGTAAGCCTTATGTTAATTGATGAAGGAATGGATACGGGCAAACTATTGACTCAAAGGACATTCCATATACCTCCAAACATGACTACACCAGAATTAACGGAAAGCCTTATCGAGCTCAGTAATGAACTTCTTCTCCAGGCAATTCCAAAATACCTCATGAATCTGATAACCCCCAAGCGACAACCCCATCCAGACAGAGCCACATACTCACGAAAACTTAGTAAAAACGACAGTATTATTGACTGGAATAAATCAGCAAACGCACTACATAATGAGATAAGAGCGTATTCAGGCTGGCCTGGTAGTAAGACCACTATATTTAACAAAGATGTAATCCTTATCAAGACAAATATAATTCAAAAAGTATCGGATCAGCCAGGAACAATAAAGGTCGACAAGAAACAAGGTCAACTTATGGTTCATACTGGTCATAATATTCTTGATATCTTATATCTAAAACCAGTTGGCAAACGTACAATGACTGCAAAAGAATTCATTGCGGGCTACTATACTAAAAAAATGACATCGTAG